The genome window AGCTCGTCGGGGTGCTCCAGGTCGTCCGCGCGCACCGGGTGCGGGTTCAGGTCGATGCACCCCAGGTTGACGACCCAGAGCAGCTGCGCGGCGTCCCGCACGACGATCTCCCGGGCGGTCCGGCCGGAGGGGAAGCGCAGCTCCACGGTCTCGATCCAGTCGGGGTGCGTGCTCGGGGCGCGCTTCTGGAAGAACGGCTCTCCGGCGACCCCGTGCACGTAGCGCTTCAGGACGAGGGGCCGCCCGGCGATCCCGCGCAGCGCGGCCGCGGCGACGGTCAGGTAATAGCGGGCCAGGTCGAGCTTGGTGTAGCCGGGCCCGGGGAAGAAGACCTTGGTCGGGTTGGTGATGACGACCTCGTGCCCGGCGGTCTCCAGCACGGCCTGGACAGCCTTCCCCATGAGGCCAGTCTGGCGAAGGCGGCCTCCGACGGCAAGGCGCTGTCCATCCCCGCCGCGGCTGCTCAGGGACGGAGGCGTTTGGTCATGCGGAGGCGGGTGCCGCCCTCGGGCCCGACGCGGGAGATCTCGGTGCGGTCCATGAGCTGGCCAATGAGGTAGAGCCCGCGACGGCGCACCGCCCCGGTGTTCACGGCCACCGGCACCCGCTCCGGCAGGGGGGTGACCACCCGTCCGCTGTCGTGCACGCTGATCGTCAGGTCGGTCCCATCGTAGGTGAGGAGGATCTCGAGGGGGCCGACGCCGTCCTGGTAGGCGTGGACGCGCGCGTTGGCCAGCGCTTCGCCCACCGCCACTTCGACCTGGGCGGCCGTGTCCTCAGGGGCGGCCAGGGTCCGGACGACCGATGCCACCATCTTTCGGGCGACCCGCAGGGCTTCGAGGTCGGTCTGGAGCGACAGGCTCATCTGCCAGGGCATCGGGAGGATGTCCTCTGGATTCGACGTGTGCAGTCAGCGAACGGTGGAATGCCGCACCTCAGCCCCGCCGATGACCTTTTACCCGCTTGGCCAACTCCGGCGCGCCCGCTCCTGCCGTGAGGAGTACCGGGGCGACGGCCCGCGGAGCCGGCTCAGCCGTGGAGGCTGGACACCTCGATGCCGGGAAGGTCCTCGAGGGGGGGCAGCGTACGGGCCTCCTCCGTGGCCTCCAGGGCATGCGCCAGTTCCAAACTGGTCTGCTCGGCGCGTGCCGTCATGCTGTGCTCTTTGAACGTGGCGAGCGCCTGGCGCAGGAGCGAGAGGCCCGCCGCCCGATCGCCGCGGGCCAGCACCACGCGGGCGAGGACGAAGGTCGCCTCGGCGACTTCAACGGGATCTCCTACCTCTCTGGCGATCGCCGCCGCCTGGTTGGCAAAGTGTTCCGCTTCCTGCGGATTCCCCAGGGTCACGTGAATCCGCCCGATTTCGGTGAGGATCTTGGCCCGGACCGGCTTCATCTTGAGGCGGTCCGTCACCCGCAAGGCATGATGCAGGTGCTTCAGGGCCTCGACGTAGCGTCCGGTGTCGTAGAAAAGATGCGCAAAATTCTCCAGGACACGGACCAGTTCCTGCAGTTCTTCCGCGGCCTCGAACGCCCGGCGCGCCTCCGCGAGGGCGGCCTCGGCTTCCGTAAAGGCCTTGGCCTTGCGGTACACCAGTCCAAGGCCCCAGTACGCCCGCCCCCGAAGGACTGGATTATGGCGGGCGACGTGGGATCGGGCGGCTTCCCGGTACCGCCGCCGTGCGCCGCGCAGGTTCCCCTGGTAGAAGAGCGCCGTGCCGAGCGCGATGAGGGCCTCGATCCTGGCGGGATCGCGGCCGGCACGCGCCTTCCGAAGGAGCCGCAAGGCTTCGGCCAGCGTGCGGGAGGCGTCGTCGAAACGACGCTGGCGGACGCGGATGCGGCCTTCGAGGAGGAGGGCACGCCCCAGTCGCCAGTGGTCGTGTGCGTCTTCAGCCAGCTTGCGGACCCGTTGCGCCGTCCAGAGCGCCTC of Armatimonadota bacterium contains these proteins:
- a CDS encoding ATP-binding protein produces the protein MSLSLQTDLEALRVARKMVASVVRTLAAPEDTAAQVEVAVGEALANARVHAYQDGVGPLEILLTYDGTDLTISVHDSGRVVTPLPERVPVAVNTGAVRRRGLYLIGQLMDRTEISRVGPEGGTRLRMTKRLRP
- a CDS encoding helix-turn-helix transcriptional regulator, producing MLGQRIRQLRQSRGLTQADLAGNDVSKGYISLIEKGVVKPSLETLQAIAFRLGTSVDALLGGDRLPAHAATTALLALAEDALRQRDFVRADQLLQAVRYVAQTYGIDEGTREALLMTGAIEVELRRFDEALWTAQRVRKLAEDAHDHWRLGRALLLEGRIRVRQRRFDDASRTLAEALRLLRKARAGRDPARIEALIALGTALFYQGNLRGARRRYREAARSHVARHNPVLRGRAYWGLGLVYRKAKAFTEAEAALAEARRAFEAAEELQELVRVLENFAHLFYDTGRYVEALKHLHHALRVTDRLKMKPVRAKILTEIGRIHVTLGNPQEAEHFANQAAAIAREVGDPVEVAEATFVLARVVLARGDRAAGLSLLRQALATFKEHSMTARAEQTSLELAHALEATEEARTLPPLEDLPGIEVSSLHG